The following coding sequences lie in one Anguilla rostrata isolate EN2019 chromosome 8, ASM1855537v3, whole genome shotgun sequence genomic window:
- the LOC135260599 gene encoding uncharacterized protein LOC135260599 isoform X6 produces the protein MEQCQVPADVKGTKSKQSTKILKKMKKNLRPNRSTAQSDRDVTQSETNEDHGEETNMQKDSLTADRELSASNDSLSDISNVEGSEILKKMKKNLRPLRSTAQVGREVNQSEGAEDYGEKTETRQISSDTDSVDPPQTHSSTETELEAPDNTQKKGGKLAGIFRKSPKLAERSLPSQENESTPTELSASNDSLPEVSTKEKGDKLTDWFRRAPKPAERTRPAQENESTRSELSADSESVLDVNTKEKGGMFSGMFRTKSPKPAESTPSAQEDESLQRELSASNDSLSDINTKEKGGIFGGMFRKSPKTSRDRTPAQDSLSIHSELSVSNDSLSDNNSKTARESSQLDSTENHKEETDNQKDKVFGGLLWKIPKDRTATFTSYVTDSNLVEEKGRPDNKQISFDAVSVDPQQAHSTTETELEAPDNTQKKGGKLAGLFRKSPKPAESTLLAQEDESIQSELSASNDSLSDINTKEKGGIFSGMFRSKSPKRSRDPTLAQDNLSAHSELSGSKDSLSDDIQISFDANDVGPPQTHSTTETELEGPDDTQKKGGKLAGLFRKSPKPAESALLAQEDESIESELSASNTNLLDINTKEKGGIFSGMFRSKFPKGSKDPTPAQVSMDTESGTLAGGDEKREESRRPKRKVSFRVTRTLPRTPKITLLPPIQDSEEEELLEKSFEMVELPSVQESSVEVQMVELAPLPSETNPLDTTEDDDGLLDWWRTVEGWNEWNESSNFKEDEEELAIEQAADRVYLGAQLFVRLFNQRGASLQKRILELLELADAADSFHKRALKASMGGRVASVVGSVTTITGLILAPFTFGSSIIVTAVGIGVATAGTITSASAHITDSVHFTLDRKKVEKMIEGYQEEVKDIRECMEFVQQGMHTLQGWNFEKYTDSVAKRALNRNIKHVVKEGARAGKALMINTDRLVSTVQVLSVAGGAAKAAQAISVTTGVMSALFLALDIFFLAKDSHDLRKGAKTKFAKKLREVCKELQDGLLELNKVKTALQKTMDGIEVEEVEEEEEEEEDEEDLALKSDPAKMAQLEEEINQIEQKLDQEVLEKKKEGEGEGRKESRRNDSKQDHVKPQGGKMEKGEKESAKGEKGVRVEKEGKAESEGGKFGIHEMSKGGHQEDGNEDRKKEKREGDIKGEKKREGDIKGEKKREGDIKAEKKREGDEQWKSGKKEGDEQGKKERREQDEWRKKAKIESDEQRKKEPKEGGEQWKYAKKDSVPPPARPRSKAISHSTKETRWEGPDADPKAPPPARPKRCVSQREPLSI, from the exons TCAGCTCTGATACCGACAGCGTGgaccccccacagacacacagcagcacagagacagagctggaggCCCCCGACAACACACAG aaaaaaggggggaaactTGCTGGGATTTTCCGAAAATCCCCCAAACTCGCAGAGCGCAGTCTACCGTCGCAG GAAAATGAATCTACACCCACTGAGCTCTCAGCCAGCAACGACAGTCTCCCAGAAGTCAGTACTAAG GAAAAAGGCGACAAGCTCACAGACTGGTTCAGAAGAGCCCCTAAACCCGCTGAACGCACGAGGCCTGCTCAG GAAAATGAATCCACACGCAGTGAACTCTCAGCCGACAGTGAGAGCGTCTTGGATGTGAACACGAAG GAGAAAGGAGGAATGTTCAGCGGGATGTTCAGAACCAAATCTCCCAAACCTGCAGAGAGCACTCCGTCGGCACAG GAAGATGAATCTCTACAGAGAGAACTCTCAGCCAGCAATGACAGTCTCTCAGACATCAACACAAag GAGAAAGGAGGAATCTTCGGTGGAATGTTCAGGAAATCTCCCAAAACGTCTAGAGATcgtacacctgcacag gacaGTCTCTCTATACACAGTGAACTCTCAGTCAGCAACGACAGTCTCTCCGACAACAACTCAAAG ACAGCAAGAGAATCAAGCCAATTAGACAGCACTGAGAATCACAAGGAGGAGACAGACAACCAAAAg GACAAAGTGTTTGGCGGGCTTCTCTGGAAGATTCCTAAAGACAGGACCGCCACCTTCACA AGTTATGTAACGGACAGTAACCTGGTTGAAGAGAAGGGCAGGCCTGACAATAAACAG ATCAGCTTTGATGCTGTCAGTGTGGACCCCCAACAGgcacacagcaccacagagaCGGAGCTGGAGGCCCCCGATAACACACAG aaaaaaggagggaagCTCGCTGGACTTTTTCGAAAATCCCCTAAACCTGCTGAGAGCACTCTACTAGCACAG GAAGATGAATCTATACAGAGTGAACTCTCAGCCAGCAATGACAGTCTCTCAGACATCAACACAAag GAGAAAGGAGGAATCTTCAGTGGAATGTTCAGATCCAAATCTCCCAAACGTTCTCGAGATCCCACACTTGCACAG gaCAATCTGTCTGCACACAGTGAGCTCTCTGGCAGCAAAGACAGTCTTTCTGACGACATACAG ATCAGCTTTGATGCCAATGATGTGggccccccacaaacacacagcaccacagagacagagctcgAGGGCCCTGATGACACACAG aaaaaaggagggaagCTCGCTGGACTTTTTCGAAAATCCCCTAAACCTGCTGAGAGCGCTCTACTAGCACAG GAAGATGAATCTATAGAGAGTGAACTCTCAGCCAGCAACACAAATCTTTTAGACATCAACACAAag GAGAAAGGAGGAATCTTCAGTGGAATGTTCAGATCCAAATTTCCCAAAGGTTCTAAGGATcctacacctgcacag GTTTCCATGGACACTGAGAGTGGAACCCTTGCAGGAGGAGATGAAAAGAGGGAGGAGTCACGTAGGCCGAAGAGGAAG GTATCATTCAGAGTGACGAGAACTCTTCCTAGAACTCCAAAAATTACCTTACTACCCCCAATTCAG gactctgaggaagaggaactCTTGGAGAAGTCTTTTGAGATGGTGGAACTGCCCTCAGTGCAG GAGAGCTCAGTGGAAGTTCAGATGGTGGAGCTGGCACCTTTGCCAAGTGAAACAAATCCCCTTGACACTACAGAG GACGATGATGGCTTACTGGATTGGTGGAGAACAGTGGAAG GTTGGAACGAGTGGAATGAATCTTCAAACTTtaaagaggatgaggaagagct GGCGATCGAGCAGGCCGCTGACCGTGTGTACCTGGGAGCTCAGCTCTTCGTGCGCCTCTTCAACCAGCGGGGGGCGTCCTTGCAGAAGCGCatcctggagctgctggagctggccGACGCGGCGGACAGCTTCCACAAGCGCGCCTTGAAAGCCAGCATGGGCGGCCGGGTGGCCAGCGTGGTCGGGAGCGTGACCACCATCACGGGCCTCATCCTCGCCCCCTTCACCTTCGGCAGCTCCATCATCGTCACGGCCGTGGGCATCGGCGTGGCGACCGCGGGCACCATCACCTCCGCCTCGGCCCACATCACGGACTCCGTCCACTTCACCCTGGACCGCAAGAAGGTGGAGAAGATGATCGAGGGCTACCAAGAGGAGGTAAAGGACATCCGGGAATGCATGGAGTTCGTACAG CAAGGGATGCATACACTGCAAGGGTGGAACTTTGAGAAGTACACAGACAGCGTGGCAAAACGCGCCCTGAATCGGAACATTAAACACGTTGTGAAGGAAGGCGCTCGAGCAGGCAAGGCTCTAATGATCAACACAGACAGATTGGTCAGCACCGTGCAAGTACTGAGTGTAGCAGGTGGTGCTGCCAAAGCCGCCCAGGCAATCAGTGTCACCACTGGTGTCATGTCAGCACTCTTCCTCGCTCTCGACATCTTCTTCCTCGCCAAGGACTCTCATGATCTACGCAAGGGTGCCAAGACCAAATTCGCAAAAAAGCTTCGTGAAGTGTGCAAGGAACTACAGGATGGACTTCTAGAATTGAACAAAGTCAAAACTGCCTTGCAGAAGACCATGGATGGCATTGAAGTGGAAGAGgttgaagaggaggaggaggaggaggaggatgaagaggattTGGCCCTTAAGTCTGACCCAGCAAAAATGGCCCAACTGGAGGAGGAGATAAACCAGATAGAACAGAAACTGGACCAGGAAGttctggagaagaaaaaagagggggagggagagggaagaaaggAGTCCAGAAGAAATGATAGTAAGCAAGACCATGTAAAGCCCCAAGGTGGAAAGATGGAAAAGGGTGAAAAAGAAAGTGcgaagggagagaagggggtaAGAGTAGAAAAAGAAGGGAAGGCAGAAAGTGAAGGTGGAAAATTTGGAATACATGAAATGTCAAAGGGGGGACACCAAGAAGATGGGaatgaagacagaaaaaaagagaagagagagggggatataaaaggggaaaagaagagagagggggatataaaaggggaaaagaagagagagggggatataaaagcggaaaaaaagagagagggggatgaacagtggaaaagtggaaaaaaagagggggatgAACAGGgtaaaaaggaaaggagagagcaGGATGAATGGAGAAAGAAAGCAAAGATAGAGAGCGAtgaacaaaggaaaaaagaacCAAAAGAGGGGGGAGAACAGTGGAAGTATGCAAAGAAGGACTCCGTTCCTCCGCCAGCTCGGCCTCGATCGAAAGCCATATCCCACAGCACGAAAGAGAcgaggtgggaggggccggACGCTGACCccaaagctccgccccctgcccgACCCAAGAGGTGTGTTTCCCAGAGGGAGCCTCTCTCAATCTGA